In Eriocheir sinensis breed Jianghai 21 chromosome 12, ASM2467909v1, whole genome shotgun sequence, the following proteins share a genomic window:
- the LOC126997579 gene encoding helicase POLQ-like isoform X1, with the protein MSSLIKGQQICSMAKTQRFKRNTSGFCSPVIDRMGKWECSPGNDEKHSPLASSSPVLCRRVKKRKQLNLSSEKLLKEKPPRNSENCIANDSKSESALIDDSLIEKLFAKDINDSINESSVLIKDDSFISHINFDKLDQLTSSGSSGIPTAPLSPQLFEEICPPKVCESQSSIISPTQASIILPTQASLSSTLSSQPLVTRIQRQFKSGGQLKCENERRKEEMVAALEECTRSTHESFNLGPFFGLQSRVLELLKTHRGITKLYEWQEDCILKGGTGSNLLISMTTSGGKTLVAEVLVWQQLLLKKLDALFILPYVALVQEKVRDLAPFGVELDFLVEEYASSRGTYPPTKHKKKRVVYVATIEKACGLVNSLLGEGRIKELGLVVVDEVHMVGDSGGRGAILENLLTTLRYSAPSVQVVAMSATVGNIKELAEFLGAETYENSFRPVQLVEYVMMGEQLCQINKAAKTETELFINRRTCTFNSQNHIGILVEEVVPQYSCLIFCPTKLWCENESLNISKTLPKKLKQFFYDRKKALLSALQEEGGESICPVLRKTIPYGVAYHHSGLTDAERHLIEEAYLQGTICIICCTSTLAAGINLPARRVIIRSPYTGRDFLTQAKYKQMVGRAGRAGLSSSGESFLLIERKDLKQVGKMLLSRVENCISSLAEEDFHGLTTLLFTSIGLDVASSLSQLKKLASLSLLARQAPDLDVDVSLKVVELIEKLREMELVRIKQEQDDLIPALPEASKLSSSKKSSDASPASAVVMLSRPVEDGDILEVSKLGRAAIKGNVKFTVAQRLFNDLLEARDRLSVNTYLHLIHLVIPYESVQAVKINPNVFQRAYSMLGKEELKLASALRIHDGVIARMISGKRIKNVTEEVLKRFYSAMKLHVVWCRQGVWEASSQLGCQRGDLQQLLNSTTAFASCVSHYCAELEQLWAFRDLLANITQVLSGCCVAELMPLLDLPGIKKGRAQLMYKAGLKTLQDVAICEPRTLMGAVRHLSYVSALQIVNTAKMLLIDKAETLQMEAEQMISGLSTTPQIQTISGITGVNEKVP; encoded by the exons ATGTCAAGCCTAATAAAGGGACAGCAGATAT GCAGTATGGCTAAGACTCAAAGATTCAAGAGAAACACTTCAGGATTCTGCTCCCCAGTTATTGACCGAATGGGTAAATGGGAATGCTCGCCAGGTAATGACGAGAAACACTCCCCACTGGCCTCCAGTTCCCCCGTTTTGTGCCGcagggtaaagaaaaggaagcagctgAATCTTAGCTCAGAGAAGCTGCTCAAAGAAAAGCCACCGAGAAACTCTGAAAATTGTATAGCCAATGATAGCAAAAGTGAGAGTGCATTAATTGACGATTCTCTCATCGAAAAACTTTTTGCCAAGGACATTAATGATAGTATAAATGAGAGTTCTGTATTAATTAAGGATGACTCTTTCATCAGTCATATAAATTTTGATAAGCTTGACCAGCTTACTTCTTCGGGGTCTAGTGGCATTCCTACTGCACCATTGTCACCACAGCTCTTTGAAGAAATATGCCCTCCAAAAGTATGTGAATCCCAGTCCAGCATTATCTCTCCCACCCAAGCCAGCATCATCCTTCCCACCCAGGCCAGTCTCTCCAGCACTCTTTCCTCACAACCCCTGGTTACTCGTATTCAGAGGCAGTTCAAGAGTGGAG GGCAACTCAAGTGTGAAAATGAGCGCCGAAAAGAGGAGATGGTGGCTGCCCTGGAGGAGTGCACTCGCAGCACTCACGAGTCCTTTAATCTGGGACCTTTCTTTGGCCTGCAGTCTCGTGTCTTGGAGCTGCTCAAAACCCACCGAGGGATCACCAAGCTTTATG AGTGGCAGGAGGACTGCATCCTCAAAGGAGGGACAGGGTCCAATTTGCTCATCTCCATGACCACCAGTGGTGGAAAAACCTTAGTTGCCGAAGTGTTGGTGTGGCAACAGCTTCTCCTCAAGAAACTTGACGCTCTGTTCATCTTGCCCTATGTGGCTTTGGTGCAAGAGAAG gtaagaGATCTGGCACCTTTTGGAGTGGAGCTGGATTTTTTAGTGGAGGAGTATGCCAGCAGCAGAGGAACCTATCCCCCAActaaacacaaaaaaaa aAGAGTGGTCTATGTAGCTACGATAGAGAAAGCATGTGGGCTCGTCAACTCTCTCTTGGGTGAAGGTCGGATCAAAGAGCTTGGCCTGGTTGTTGTTGATGAGGTTCACATGGTGGGAGATAGTGGAGGACGCGGGGCGATTCTGGAAAACCTTCTCACTACACTACGATACTCTGCAC CCTCGGTGCAGGTAGTGGCCATGAGTGCGACTGTTGGCAACATTAAGGAGTTGGCAGAATTTCTTGGTGCTGAGACTTATGAAAACAGCTTTCGTCCTGTCCAGCTTGTTGAATATGTTATG ATGGGAGAGCAGCTGTGTCAGATCAACAAGGCAGCGAAGACAGAGACTGAATTATTTATAAATAGGCGCACATGCACCTTTAAC AGCCAAAACCACATCGGTATATTAGTGGAAGAAGTTGTACCTCAGTACTCTTGTCTGATATTTTGTCCCACGAAACTTTGGTGTGAGAATGAATCACTAAACATATCCAAAACCCTGCCCAAAAAGCTGAAGCAG TTTTTCTATGACAGAAAGAAAGCTCTACTCAGTGCTTtacaagaggaaggaggggagtctATATGTCCCGTGTTAAGGAAGACTATCCCCTATGGAGTTGCTTATCACCATTCTG GCCTGACTGATGCAGAGCGCCACCTGATAGAGGAGGCATATCTACAGGGAACCATTTGCATCATATGTTGCACATCCACCTTGGCAGCTGGGATCAATCTTCCTGCCAGAAGG GTCATAATTCGATCGCCATATACAGGACGAGACTTCTTAACGCaggcaaaatataaacaaatggtTGGAAGAGCTGGACGTGCCGGTTTAAGTTCATCTGGAGAGAGCTTTCTTCTCATTGAGAGAAAGGACTTGAAGCAA GTAGGAAAGATGCTGCTGTCAAGAGTGGAGAACTGCATCTCTTCCTTGGCTGAAGAAGACTTCCATGGTCTGACTACACTGCTCTTTACCTCAATAGGTCTGGATGTTGCATCGTCTCTCTCTCAGCTGAAAAAACTTGCAAGCCTTTCCCTACTGGCACGTCAAGCTCCTGACCTGGATGTAGATGTCTCGCTCAAG GTGGTTGAGCTAATAGAAAAGCTGAGGGAGATGGAGTTGGTGCGCATTAAACAAGAGCAGGACGACTTAATTCCAGCACTCCCTG AGGCTAGCAAGTTGAGCTCCTCCAAAAAGTCATCCGATGCATCCCCGGCATCAGCCGTAGTAATGCTCAGCCGTCCTGTGGAAGATGGAGACATTCTAGAAGTCAGCAAGTTGGGGCGTGCTGCCATCAAGG gGAATGTTAAGTTTACTGTGGCCCAGCGACTGTTTAATGATCTTCTTGAAGCACGAGACAGGCTCTCCGTGAACACTTACCTTCACTTGATACACCTTGTCATACCCTATGAAAGTGTTCAGGCAGTGAAGATAAATCCAAATGTGTTTCAGAGGGCT TACTCCATGCTTGGGAAGGAGGAACTTAAGCTGGCCAGTGCTCTGCGAATACATGACGGGGTCATTGCTCGCATGATATCAGGAAAGAGGATAAAG AATGTCACTGAAGAGGTACTGAAAAGGTTTTACAGTGCAATGAAACTTCACGTTGTGTGGTGTAGGCAGGGTGTGTGGGAAGCAAGTTCACAGCTTGGGTGTCAACGTGGAGACCTGCAGCAGCTCCTCAACAGTACCACTGCCTTTGCTTCATGTGTTTCACACTATTGTGCA GAATTAGAACAGCTGTGGGCTTTTAGGGATCTTCTAGCCAACATAACGCAGGTGTTGTCAGGGTGTTGTGTAGCAGAGTTAATGCCTCTGTTGGACTTGCCTGGCATTAAGAAG ggTCGAGCACAATTGATGTACAAAGCTGGGCTAAAAACACTGCAAGATGTAGCAATATGTGAACCTAGAACATTGATGGGGGCTGTGAGGCACCTGTCTTATGTGTCAGCCCTTCAGATTGTTAATACTGCTAAG ATGTTGCTGATTGATAAAGCTGAAACCTTACAAATGGAGGCAGAACAGATGATTTCAGGTTTATCTACAACTCCGCAGATTCAAACAATATCTGGAATTACTGGTGTAAATGAAAAAGTTCCTTGA
- the LOC126997579 gene encoding helicase POLQ-like isoform X2, whose translation MAKTQRFKRNTSGFCSPVIDRMGKWECSPGNDEKHSPLASSSPVLCRRVKKRKQLNLSSEKLLKEKPPRNSENCIANDSKSESALIDDSLIEKLFAKDINDSINESSVLIKDDSFISHINFDKLDQLTSSGSSGIPTAPLSPQLFEEICPPKVCESQSSIISPTQASIILPTQASLSSTLSSQPLVTRIQRQFKSGGQLKCENERRKEEMVAALEECTRSTHESFNLGPFFGLQSRVLELLKTHRGITKLYEWQEDCILKGGTGSNLLISMTTSGGKTLVAEVLVWQQLLLKKLDALFILPYVALVQEKVRDLAPFGVELDFLVEEYASSRGTYPPTKHKKKRVVYVATIEKACGLVNSLLGEGRIKELGLVVVDEVHMVGDSGGRGAILENLLTTLRYSAPSVQVVAMSATVGNIKELAEFLGAETYENSFRPVQLVEYVMMGEQLCQINKAAKTETELFINRRTCTFNSQNHIGILVEEVVPQYSCLIFCPTKLWCENESLNISKTLPKKLKQFFYDRKKALLSALQEEGGESICPVLRKTIPYGVAYHHSGLTDAERHLIEEAYLQGTICIICCTSTLAAGINLPARRVIIRSPYTGRDFLTQAKYKQMVGRAGRAGLSSSGESFLLIERKDLKQVGKMLLSRVENCISSLAEEDFHGLTTLLFTSIGLDVASSLSQLKKLASLSLLARQAPDLDVDVSLKVVELIEKLREMELVRIKQEQDDLIPALPEASKLSSSKKSSDASPASAVVMLSRPVEDGDILEVSKLGRAAIKGNVKFTVAQRLFNDLLEARDRLSVNTYLHLIHLVIPYESVQAVKINPNVFQRAYSMLGKEELKLASALRIHDGVIARMISGKRIKNVTEEVLKRFYSAMKLHVVWCRQGVWEASSQLGCQRGDLQQLLNSTTAFASCVSHYCAELEQLWAFRDLLANITQVLSGCCVAELMPLLDLPGIKKGRAQLMYKAGLKTLQDVAICEPRTLMGAVRHLSYVSALQIVNTAKMLLIDKAETLQMEAEQMISGLSTTPQIQTISGITGVNEKVP comes from the exons ATGGCTAAGACTCAAAGATTCAAGAGAAACACTTCAGGATTCTGCTCCCCAGTTATTGACCGAATGGGTAAATGGGAATGCTCGCCAGGTAATGACGAGAAACACTCCCCACTGGCCTCCAGTTCCCCCGTTTTGTGCCGcagggtaaagaaaaggaagcagctgAATCTTAGCTCAGAGAAGCTGCTCAAAGAAAAGCCACCGAGAAACTCTGAAAATTGTATAGCCAATGATAGCAAAAGTGAGAGTGCATTAATTGACGATTCTCTCATCGAAAAACTTTTTGCCAAGGACATTAATGATAGTATAAATGAGAGTTCTGTATTAATTAAGGATGACTCTTTCATCAGTCATATAAATTTTGATAAGCTTGACCAGCTTACTTCTTCGGGGTCTAGTGGCATTCCTACTGCACCATTGTCACCACAGCTCTTTGAAGAAATATGCCCTCCAAAAGTATGTGAATCCCAGTCCAGCATTATCTCTCCCACCCAAGCCAGCATCATCCTTCCCACCCAGGCCAGTCTCTCCAGCACTCTTTCCTCACAACCCCTGGTTACTCGTATTCAGAGGCAGTTCAAGAGTGGAG GGCAACTCAAGTGTGAAAATGAGCGCCGAAAAGAGGAGATGGTGGCTGCCCTGGAGGAGTGCACTCGCAGCACTCACGAGTCCTTTAATCTGGGACCTTTCTTTGGCCTGCAGTCTCGTGTCTTGGAGCTGCTCAAAACCCACCGAGGGATCACCAAGCTTTATG AGTGGCAGGAGGACTGCATCCTCAAAGGAGGGACAGGGTCCAATTTGCTCATCTCCATGACCACCAGTGGTGGAAAAACCTTAGTTGCCGAAGTGTTGGTGTGGCAACAGCTTCTCCTCAAGAAACTTGACGCTCTGTTCATCTTGCCCTATGTGGCTTTGGTGCAAGAGAAG gtaagaGATCTGGCACCTTTTGGAGTGGAGCTGGATTTTTTAGTGGAGGAGTATGCCAGCAGCAGAGGAACCTATCCCCCAActaaacacaaaaaaaa aAGAGTGGTCTATGTAGCTACGATAGAGAAAGCATGTGGGCTCGTCAACTCTCTCTTGGGTGAAGGTCGGATCAAAGAGCTTGGCCTGGTTGTTGTTGATGAGGTTCACATGGTGGGAGATAGTGGAGGACGCGGGGCGATTCTGGAAAACCTTCTCACTACACTACGATACTCTGCAC CCTCGGTGCAGGTAGTGGCCATGAGTGCGACTGTTGGCAACATTAAGGAGTTGGCAGAATTTCTTGGTGCTGAGACTTATGAAAACAGCTTTCGTCCTGTCCAGCTTGTTGAATATGTTATG ATGGGAGAGCAGCTGTGTCAGATCAACAAGGCAGCGAAGACAGAGACTGAATTATTTATAAATAGGCGCACATGCACCTTTAAC AGCCAAAACCACATCGGTATATTAGTGGAAGAAGTTGTACCTCAGTACTCTTGTCTGATATTTTGTCCCACGAAACTTTGGTGTGAGAATGAATCACTAAACATATCCAAAACCCTGCCCAAAAAGCTGAAGCAG TTTTTCTATGACAGAAAGAAAGCTCTACTCAGTGCTTtacaagaggaaggaggggagtctATATGTCCCGTGTTAAGGAAGACTATCCCCTATGGAGTTGCTTATCACCATTCTG GCCTGACTGATGCAGAGCGCCACCTGATAGAGGAGGCATATCTACAGGGAACCATTTGCATCATATGTTGCACATCCACCTTGGCAGCTGGGATCAATCTTCCTGCCAGAAGG GTCATAATTCGATCGCCATATACAGGACGAGACTTCTTAACGCaggcaaaatataaacaaatggtTGGAAGAGCTGGACGTGCCGGTTTAAGTTCATCTGGAGAGAGCTTTCTTCTCATTGAGAGAAAGGACTTGAAGCAA GTAGGAAAGATGCTGCTGTCAAGAGTGGAGAACTGCATCTCTTCCTTGGCTGAAGAAGACTTCCATGGTCTGACTACACTGCTCTTTACCTCAATAGGTCTGGATGTTGCATCGTCTCTCTCTCAGCTGAAAAAACTTGCAAGCCTTTCCCTACTGGCACGTCAAGCTCCTGACCTGGATGTAGATGTCTCGCTCAAG GTGGTTGAGCTAATAGAAAAGCTGAGGGAGATGGAGTTGGTGCGCATTAAACAAGAGCAGGACGACTTAATTCCAGCACTCCCTG AGGCTAGCAAGTTGAGCTCCTCCAAAAAGTCATCCGATGCATCCCCGGCATCAGCCGTAGTAATGCTCAGCCGTCCTGTGGAAGATGGAGACATTCTAGAAGTCAGCAAGTTGGGGCGTGCTGCCATCAAGG gGAATGTTAAGTTTACTGTGGCCCAGCGACTGTTTAATGATCTTCTTGAAGCACGAGACAGGCTCTCCGTGAACACTTACCTTCACTTGATACACCTTGTCATACCCTATGAAAGTGTTCAGGCAGTGAAGATAAATCCAAATGTGTTTCAGAGGGCT TACTCCATGCTTGGGAAGGAGGAACTTAAGCTGGCCAGTGCTCTGCGAATACATGACGGGGTCATTGCTCGCATGATATCAGGAAAGAGGATAAAG AATGTCACTGAAGAGGTACTGAAAAGGTTTTACAGTGCAATGAAACTTCACGTTGTGTGGTGTAGGCAGGGTGTGTGGGAAGCAAGTTCACAGCTTGGGTGTCAACGTGGAGACCTGCAGCAGCTCCTCAACAGTACCACTGCCTTTGCTTCATGTGTTTCACACTATTGTGCA GAATTAGAACAGCTGTGGGCTTTTAGGGATCTTCTAGCCAACATAACGCAGGTGTTGTCAGGGTGTTGTGTAGCAGAGTTAATGCCTCTGTTGGACTTGCCTGGCATTAAGAAG ggTCGAGCACAATTGATGTACAAAGCTGGGCTAAAAACACTGCAAGATGTAGCAATATGTGAACCTAGAACATTGATGGGGGCTGTGAGGCACCTGTCTTATGTGTCAGCCCTTCAGATTGTTAATACTGCTAAG ATGTTGCTGATTGATAAAGCTGAAACCTTACAAATGGAGGCAGAACAGATGATTTCAGGTTTATCTACAACTCCGCAGATTCAAACAATATCTGGAATTACTGGTGTAAATGAAAAAGTTCCTTGA